The nucleotide window GGCAGGAGTAATGCTTTTTATAACTAATTCCATTATTTCCTCCTTAAGTATATATCCATAATAAATCATTTATTTTTTCAAGGACTTCACATAAATCTTGTAATTCTTCCTCTTCAAATTCTTCGAGTTCTATTTTATCCTCAATTTCCAAAAGAAAATCTTTTATGTTGTCTATTTTATCTTCTGCACATTTTACTGTTTTTTCTTTCATTTTATTTTTCCTCCTAAATTATTAATTTCTTTACATAAGGCGGTTCTTCGTCTCTTTCTAAGTAGCCGTAAAACTCAACCTCTTTTTTATATATTTCAAACATATCTTCGGTATCCCGATTGATATAATATTGCCTTAACTCATGCTTATTATCCGCAAATACAAGCTTAATATCAGCGTATAATATTGCATATTTCCAGCCCGTAACCATTAAATAGTGTTGGACTTGAAGATAATACTCAATCGGTATATTATCTTTCCATTTTTGCTTGTATATTGCGTAGCTATGACAAGTAGCTGTCTTTATTTCTAAAATCCCTTTTTCTCCGTCCTCATTTTCCAAAACTCCGTCGAGATTAGCTGACATAAATGAATATTCAACCGACACAAGAGTTTTTTCAAGTTTGCCTACAGAATATTCAGGATTATTAATCCGAAAGTGTTCTATAAGCAAATCTTCGCTTTTAACGCCTCTCTGTATTGCCTCGTTGTCGGATAAATCGTCTTGCTTTTTTCTCCCTGTCTTTTCTTTCCAGAGGTCAACAATATTTTTGTATTCGTTATACCCCATTA belongs to Pseudoleptotrichia goodfellowii and includes:
- a CDS encoding YqaJ viral recombinase family nuclease, yielding MQFRELSYSNKDEWHDIRRKHIGGSDISVLMGYNEYKNIVDLWKEKTGRKKQDDLSDNEAIQRGVKSEDLLIEHFRINNPEYSVGKLEKTLVSVEYSFMSANLDGVLENEDGEKGILEIKTATCHSYAIYKQKWKDNIPIEYYLQVQHYLMVTGWKYAILYADIKLVFADNKHELRQYYINRDTEDMFEIYKKEVEFYGYLERDEEPPYVKKLII